The genomic region GATCGTCGGCGTCGACAAGATGCTTTACATGAAGTCGAACAGCGGCAACGACGGCAGCTATAATCTGACGGTGTCATTCGCGCTCGGGACAGACCCGGACATAGATACGGTGAACGTCAACAATCGCGTGCAAGCTGCGCTGTCGCGTCTGCCGCAAGAGGTTCAAAAGCAAGGCATCACCGCGCAGAAGCAGTCATCGGCTATTCTTCAATTCATATTTCTCTATTCCGAAAGCGGTAAACAGGATCCGCTCTTTATCACCAACTACGCCACGATCAATGTTCTCGATCGCTTGAAGCGGATCGAAGGCGTCGGGCAAGCGAGCCTTTTCAGCACGCAAAATTACTCAATGCGCATTTGGTTCGACACGCAGCGTCTGACGAACCTCGGTTTGCAACCATCCGATATCGTATCGGCCATCGAAGCACAGAACGTTCAGGCACCTGTCGGGCGGATCGGTGCTCAGCCGGCTTTGGATGATCAGCAGTTCCAGATGAATGTGCAGACCCAAGGACGTCTCGAAACGCCGGAGCAATTTGGCAATATCGTCGTCCGCGCGAATCCGGATGGGTCGGTCTTGCGCGTTCGCGACGTTGCTCGGACCGAGCTTGGAGCGCAGAACCTCGATGTCGGTTCGCGATTGAACGGCAAGCCCGCGGTGGCAATCGCAATCTATCTGTCTCCTGGCGCCAATTCCGTTCAAACGGCGGCCCGCGTCACGGCAGCGCTAGAAGATATGTCGAAGAGCTTTCCTGAGGGCCTTAAGACGCGCGTGGTCTATGACACGTCCGAGTTTGTAAGCGACACGATAGATGAAGTCATCCGCACAATCGGCGAAGCATTCGTGCTGGTCATTCTCGTCGTCTACCTGTTTCTTGGAAGTGCCCGCGCGACCATCATTCCGGCGATTGCTGTTCCCGTCAGTCTGATTGGTGCGTTTGCCGTTATGCTGGCGCTCGGCTATTCGGCCAACACCGTTTCGCTTCTCGCAATGGTGCTTGCTATCGGCATCGTCGTCGACGACGCGATTGTGGTGGTTGAGAATGTGGAACGCGTGATGGAGGAAGAGCCTGAGCTTTCGCCAGCCGAAGCGACGAAGAAAGCGATGGCGCAGATCACAGCGCCGGTGATTGCCATCACGCTTGTTTTGCTGTCGGTATTTGTGCCCATCGCCTTCATTCCGGGACTGACCGGAGAACTCTTCCGACAGTTTGCCGTCACGATCTCCGCCGCCATGGTTATATCGGCGCTCAATGCTTTGACGCTATCTCCAGCGCTCTGCGCCATCGTGCTCCGACGCTCGGAGAAGCGCGGCCCAATGGCTTATGTACTGCGCAGCATCGATCACGTCCGCGATGGCTATACGGCCGTCGTTCGTCGCCTTGTGCGCGTTTCGATTTTGAGCCTTGCAGCAGTGGCTGCGGCTGCAGCCGCCGTCTTCTTCGTGGCTAAAGAAACGCCGACAGGATTTGTGCCAGAGGAAGACCAGGGGGCCTTCTTCATTATGATCCAGCTACCGGATGGAGCCTCGGTCAATCGAACCACGGAAGTCGTCGAGCAGACTGAAGCGATTCTCAAGCGCTATCCCCAGGTTCAAGATAGTCTCGCAATTGTTGGTTTCTCCTTGCTGGACAGCGGGGCACAGCCAAACTCAGCATTTATGGTCGCTCGTCTCAAACCCTTCGCCGACCGCAAGACAGCAAAGGATTCAGCGCAGACATTGATTGGCGAAGTGACGATGGCCGCGCAGCAAATAAGCAGCGCTCAAATCTTTGCATTCAACGTCCCGCCCATCATCGGGTTGTCGACGAGCGGTGGCTTCGAATATCAGCTCGAAAATCTCGAAGGCGCTGATCCCGCAACCATGGGCAACGTGATGCAAGGTCTGATCGCTGCGGCAAACCAGGATCCGCGATTGCAGCGCGTGTTCTCGACCTTCACGGCATCCAATCCATCGATCTATTTGAATATCGATCGCGATAAGGCGCAGGCCCTTGGCCTGGAGATCAGCGACATCTTTTCCGCACTGCAGTCGACATTGGGGGGTACCTATATCAACGACTTCAATCTCTTCGGCCGGGTCTGGCAGGTCAATCTGCAGGGCGAAATTGCCGATCGCAGCAATATCGGAGCTATCTGGAAGATCTTTGTTCGCAATAAAACAGGGCAGATGGTACCGCTGCGCTCAGTTGCAAACATTTCGACAGTTCTCGGTCCACAGACCATAGGTCGTTACAACAACTACAGGTCGACCACCATCAATGGCTCGCCGGCGCCGGGCGTAGCTTCCGGCACTGCGCTCGAGGCAATGACGGAGGTTTCCGCCAAGACGTTGCCGCCAGGCTATAGTTTCGAGTGGACCGGGACAGCGTATCAGGAGCACCAAGCGCAGGGGCAGACAGCGATTGTCTTGGCGCTTGCGGTGCTGTTCGCTTTTCTGTTCCTGGTCGCGCTTTATGAGAGTTGGATGATTCCTGTGCCGGTATTGTTGTCAGTCACGGTTGGCGTACTCGGTGCCTTCCTCGGCATCAAGATCGCGGGCTTGTCCCTCGACGTTTATGCGCAAATCGGCCTCGTCGTCCTAATCGCACTTGCCGCGAAAAATGGCATTCTCATTGTCGAGTTCGCCAAAGAGCGTCGCGAGCACGGCGACACCATCGAGGACGCGGCGGTGCTGGGAGCCCAGATGAGATTTCGTGCCGTTATGATGACGTCGATCGCGTTCATCCTCGGTCTTTATCCGCTCGTTATCGCGACGGGGGCCGCGATGATCAGTCGTCGCGATGTCGGAACTCCCGTGTTTGCAGGAATGCTCGGGGCAAGCATCGTCGGCATTTTTCTCATTCCGATGCTTTATGTGCTCTTTCAAACAATCCGCGAGCGCGTCAAGCGAAGTAGGAGTTCCGTTGTGGAATCCGCACAGAAGCCATAACCATCTTGACGGTCTTCCGTTGATCGGGAGAGGGACGACATTTAAGTTCAGCACGATGACGGATGCTAATCTTTTTCATCGGGCGATGACTGCAGGTGGGACACTCTGGTCCGCGTGCTCTGAAAACACCAAAGACCGCTAGGTCGACGGCGGTGAGAATATCACCGCCGTCGTTGCTTCTTTTGCACTTTGGTCACGCCACAGCGGGATTGGTGTTGTTCGTTGATACACAGACACCGACGTCCCAGGCCATTTTGTACGCGATCGCCAGTGCGTACCATGGAAGTAATAATAACGATCGTTCCTAAGGCGAAATCCCCAGTCGAAATTGCAAACGTGCGCTCTTTCCTTGCAACTCGTCAGGACTTAATTATTTTTGCGTGTCTGGAAATCCAGCGAAATTCTACGCCAGAGATTGTGGTAACTCGATAGATATACCGGTCGCCATATAAATTAGTGAAGCCGGCTGCTTTACCTATGAGCTGCTCTAAATGCTCTCCATCTTCGGATGAAAGAACGACGTAGGCTGGGTTGGTGAAGGCGATGAGCTTTAGCGCCTGCGCGATTTCCCTCGCAGCTTTTGAAATTTCTTGTGACAGCATTTGTTACGCTTTAAATCCTGAGCGAAATGCAACGAGAGCGTTGGTGCTTTTGATCGAGAGAAAGAAACTGTTTAGTTTGTTCTTCCGGAATTTGATGCCTAACGCATCGTAAAGAGTTCTTGGTGGAACCGCTTCTCGACCGGGAATTGATGATCTGCAAAATCCCGGCGCAAGACTTCTCCAAATCCGACAGGTCCACAAAACCAGATGCTCGCAGCTGCCCATCCGGGAACTTCCGCACGGATGCGGTCGGCGTTAAGACGTCCGTGGCGCGCGTCGACAAGAAAATGCAGGCGCACGCCGGCAGCCTCAGCATCCGCTCTCAGCTTGCGCTCCGCTACCTGATCGTAATCGGCAGTGGGATGAAAGAGATCGATATTTTGAGGTGAAGGCGCGTGGCCATCGGCGCGCAATTTGGCGAGGTATTTCATTCGCGCGATAAAGGGTGTGATGCCGATACCTGCGCCGATCCAGATCTGGTGCGGGCAGGTGTCGTCGAAAGTAAAGCATCCATATGGACCTTCAATTCTCACCTCCTGCCCTACGACAAGCTTGTCTTTGATCCGTCGCGTGTGATCGCCAAGCTCTTTGACGATAAAATTGATATGATGGTTCGCATCATTCCATGCGGACGCGATTGTGTATGGGTGCGCGCCCTCAGAGGGATCCGATACAACGAAAGCGAATTGGCCTGGTTTATGGCCTGCCCACCCAGAAGGGACATCGATCTCGGTCTCAAGAACCCGAACTCCGGGATAATACTCAAGAGACGCGATGCGGCCCTTCGCCTGTCGCCCGACCCCGATGCGCCTTAGAAGAACGATGACAGCTGACCAAACACCGCCAACAATCAATAATGCCGCGACAATACCGATTGGAGAAGACCAGTAAGAGAATTTGATAAGTACGGCGGAATGGAACGCGAGCACCAGAAATGCGAGAGCAAGGAGTTTGTGAGTCTGATAGAAGAAACGGTAAGGGATGCTGCGGATTAGGGCGATGGCGATGAGAATCACTGCCGCATAGAAAGCCCATTCCCCGAGTTCCTCGGCGTTATGGCGAAGTGTTAAAAGAATCTGTTCGATTTGGTTGGCCGCCGGAGGTCGTGGCCCGCGGACAGGTCGTTCAAGAAGTCCGAAGCCTACGGCCCATTTGGGACCCTTTGCCCACAACCAATGTGATATGGCGAGAACCAATGCGCCAATACCGAGCCATTTGTGGAGACGGTACATTTTATCGAGACCGCCGAGCCATGGCTCAACCCATCGCGGACGGAGCGAGAGCATCATGGCTACGCTCATGCATCCGACGGCGAGAACGCCCGTGTATTGCATCATCAGGGAGCGGAGGCCGAAGAAGTCTTTCGTTGTGAATGCCGCGGGCTCGGCGAGTATCCACAACGCCGTCAGCGCCGTGAGGAAGATCCAAAATGTGTATTTGATTGTGCGCATGGTGCCGAAAGTATGAAAGCATTTCTGCAAGCGGTGCTTGACACCTGTCAATGCTGCTGCGGTTTTTCATTCACGCAATCGATTTACGTGGTTCTGCCTGTTCACTCATTTCAACACTCGCATTTGCTTTACGGCCGCGGGAAATTCGATCGAGTTTGAGGAACCTATTCGGTCTTGGCGCGGCGTATCGGAAAGCGGGGGCCAATTCACAGGTAGCCTGTCGCCCTTGTGGCAGTAAACACGCGTGTGGATGTTGTGGCAGTGGCGATAGCTTCGAGCATCTGCAAGCCGAGTGAACTTTTCGGAAGTTGTCCTTTCCGTCAGCGTTTCGACAATTGAAGCTCTTGCCATGTCAAATCTGCCATTGGCGAAGCAAAGACAGGCGGTTATCGCAAATAACTGTAGAGCAGGGATACTGCGCATATTTAATGTCCCTTTAGTTTAGCAACATTGCATTTGGATTCAGGCGCGGAAGATCGATCAGAGGGGGGTGTCGAAATCCTGCGGTGCGGAGAAAGGAAATGATGAAATCGACGCGTTTGCGCGTCCGGCAGATTGAGCGCCCACACCGCCAGAGCCCAGACGCCGCCGACGAAAAGGGCTGGCCCGACAAGGGTCAGGATGGTTTCGGTAAAAAAGCTGACGCTCATCGCTTGCTCCCTTTGTTAGGGATAGCCTCGTTGGCTGATGCAAGCGGCTGGAGCCGGGCAAAGCGCTCAACGGGTTCAATCCAAAAGAGCATGTGAAAAATGGGCATTCGTTGTGCGATGGCTTCCAGAATATCGTCGGCCTCGGCACGCTCGAGAACGGCGCTTATGAGATGTCTTTTGACACGGCCGCGCACGCGCTCATTCACTGTCGTGCCGGTGAAACCAAAGCTATGTCCCTCAGCTTCCCATGTCGTGAAGCCGGGCATGGGCGGATCGCGCGAAAGCATTAGTTCGATGATGTTGTCGATGGCATCGGGCGGGCAGACGAGCGTGAGTTTGCAAAGGGATTTGTCCATGAGAGCTGTCCGGTGAGATTGGTGGAGCGTGTTCCGGCTACTCCGAAACGTTGAAAGAGGATCGGCAGCAAAATGAGAGTCAGCGCCGTCGATGTTGCTAGGCCGCCGATGACGACGATCGCGAGCGGCTTCTGGATCTCAGAGCCCGGCCCATTCGCAAACAGCAGTGGGACGAGCCCAAATGCGGCAATACTGGCCGTCATCATCACCGGCCTAAGCCGCCGAAGCGCGCCTTCATATACGGCCTCGCCAATGCTCGCGCCGGCTGCCAGCAGCTCATTGAAATGGGTGACGAGGACCAAACCATTCAGAACGGCTATGCCGAGAAGGGCGATGAAGCCGACCGAAGCAGGCACGGACAGGTATTGACCAGAAACCCAGAGCGCAAGGACACCGCCGACGAGAGCAAACGGCACGTTGGCGAGGATAAGGAGCGATTGGCGAAGCGAGCGCAGAGTTGCGAAGAGCACACCGAAGATGAGCCCTAGGGCTATCGGAACGACGATCGTCAGACGGGCGGCGGCGCGCCGCTGATTTTCGAACTGACCGCCCCAGACGAGATAATATCCTTGGGGAAACTGTACCTGGGCTGCGACCGCCCGTTGTGCATCATCGACGAATCCAACGAGATCGCGGCCAGTGACATAAGCCTGAACAACGGCAAACCTTGATGCGTTTTCGCGATCGATTTTGACTGGTCCAGCAACGCGCTCAAGCTTTGCAACATCGCCGACACGAATGAGGCCGCCGTCTCCAGTCGCGAGCTGCGTTGCGGCGAAGATCTCGGGAGCATCGCGAACCTCCCGTTCGCCACGTATGATGATGTTTGTTCTGCGCCCGGGCTCCGCGACGATCCCTGCGGAAGTCCCCTCGAGTGTCGAGCGGAGTTCATCTTGCAGCTTCGTTGCCGAAAGCCCCGCACTACCCGCTAGGAGCCGGTCGACATTGATTTTCAGATAGTCAACAGTATCGTTTGCGACCGTAGAGACTTCTGCGGCGCCGGGGACCTTGCTCAACGTCTCTTGAATTTTACCAGCAAGATCGGACAGTGTTTTCAGGTCTGGACCAAAAATCTTGATGGCGAGGTCGCCGCGTGCACCCGTCAGCATCTCGTTGGTTCGCATTTCGATCGGCTGCGTAAACGCGAATTCGTAGCCTGGTACGTTCACCATCGCCTCGCGGAGCTGTTTGAGCAGCCAAGACTTGTCGGGAACTCGCCATTCGCTCTTCGGCTTGAAGACCATGAACGTATCGGTCTCATTGAGCCCCATGGGGTCGAGGCCCAGTTCGTCCGAGCCCACACGCGCGACGATGCGTTCGATCTCGGGGACTTTCTCCTTGAGGACGCGCTGGATCTGAAGGTCGCCTTCAATGCTGGCCTTGAGATTGATGGAGGGATGCTTCGTGATCTGCATGATCACCGCTCCCTCATCCATGGTCGGCATGAATGATTTTCCGATCGCGCTGTAAGCAATTCCGATAAGACCTACGCCCGCCGCCGCGATCAGATAGACCGGCAGCGGGAAGGCGAGGCAGGCGGCCAGCAACGCGCGATAGCCTCGATTTAAAAGCCGCATGAGTAGCGGCTCGGAATGGGATCCGGCTTTCAGTGCCAACGAGCAAAGAACCGGGATCAGGGTCAATGACAGGATGAGGGAGCTGCTCAGCGCGAAAATGATTGTCAGCGCCACTGGCCCGAAGAGTTTGCCCTCAAGTCCCTGTAGTGACAGCAGCGGCAAGAAGACGAGGCAGATAATCAGAATTCCGGCCGCGACGGGCACTGCAACTTCGATCGCCGCCCGATAGACCGTATGCAGCTTCGGAACGCTTGCCGGTTCTCTGTTGTGCTGCAAATGCTCGACTGTGTTTTCGACAACGACGACTGCTGCATCCACGATTAAGCCGATGGCGATCGCCAGGCCGCCGAGGCTCATCAGATTTGCGGACATGCCAAACAGCTGCATCATGACAAAAGTCATAAGAGCTGCGAACGGCAGGGTGATTGCGACGACGAGAGCCGCGCGGAAGCTGCCCAAGAAGGCAACAAGCAGAACCACCACGAGCACTGTAGCTTCGATCAGAGCTTTCTTGACGGTGCCAACCGCGCTGGAAATCAGATCGGAGCGGTCATAGAAAACGTTGATCCGCACCCCTTTGGGCAGGCTGGGGCCGAGATCAGCTAGTCGTTGCCGGACGGATTTGACAATGGCGCTGGCGTCAGCGCCGCGCAGCGATAAAACCAAGCCTTCAACAGCTTCGCCTTTTCCATCTTCGGTCACGGCACCGTAACGTGTCAGGCTGCCTACCTCGACTTTCGCGACATCGCGGAGGCGCAACACGCGGTTGCCGTCGCGTTTGAGAATGATCGCCTCAAGATCTTTAGGGGTTTGGACGGCCCCCTGGACGCGTACGACAAGCGCTTTCTCGCCTTCGCTCAATCTCCCCGCACCGTCGTTGCGATTGTTCGCTTCTATGGCCTGAGCAATATCCGAGACGCCGAGACCGGAAGCCGCCAAAGCTGCGTGATTGGGTATGACTTCGAACGTTCGGACTAGGCCGCCGAGTGCATTGACGTCAGCAACGCCGGGAATTGTCCGAAGCGCCGGACGTATCGTCCAATCGAGCAGGCTTCGCCGCTGTTCGAGCGATAGGTCGCCACCTTCGATGGTGAACATGAAGACGTCCGAGAGCGGGGTTGAGACTGGTGCGAGGCCGCCTGTGACGTCCGTTGGCAAGTCGCCGCGAATTCCCGCCAAGCGTTCCGCGACCTGCTGGCGTGCCCAGTAGATGTCCGTCCCGTCCGCGAAATCGAGGGTGATATCTGCGATGGCGTATTTCGCGGCAGATCGCAAAACGACCTGTCCTGGAATTCCCAGCAGTTCCATCTCGATCGGCGTGATGACACGTGTCTCGACTTCTTCCGGCGTCATGCCGGGCGCTTTGAGAATCATCTTCACCTGAACCGGCGAGATGTTCGGGAAAGCATCGATTGGGATCGTTCGAAACGCGTAGCCTCCCGCCGCGGCGACGAGGCCGAACACCAACAAAGTGAAGGCTCTTTGCGTGAGAGAGAACTCAATAAGACGGCGAAGCATTCTTTTAGTTCCCGGCCGAAAGACGTTCGAGCTGGGGCAGCCCGCTTGCCGCTACCTGGGCGTCGCTTGTGATCGAACCCGAGATCGTGGCGATGCTCGAGGATTTGCCGCGCAATCGCACCGGAACGACTGCGAACCCGCCTTGGCTGCGGACGAATACCGCTGCCTGTTCACCTATCCGGACAACAGCCGAAGCCGGAACGTTCACGGCTCCCGTGACGGTTGAGCGTTGAATAGCTACCGAAACAATCTGGCCGGCGAAGAGGTGAGAGTTGGCCGGAATCGCCGCGAACATCACAGCCGAACGCGTGGTGCGATCGAGAGAGCCTCCTACGGAAACCACCCGGCCCTCGGGCCCGTTGGCTATCTGTACGATATCACCGGGCTTCACGAGCGCGATGATGTCCACGGGCACTTGGACCTGCACCCACAACTCGTCGCTTGTATCGATGGTCGCGACTCCGGCCATCGCCTCGACTTTTTCACCAGGCATGACGAGCGTCTCGGCAACCGTACCGTCTGCTGGCGCAGGAATGGTGTACTGTCCGTTCTCGCGAGTGATTATTCCGTTCAGCGCCGTCGCGCGCCTATGCTGGTCAAGGACGGCGCGTACTTTCGCCACTTGTGCTTCGGCTTCATCCGCCAACGTTGGATTCTGGAAATTCTTGTCGGCGAGCGCGCGCCTTCGACGTGCGATAGCTTCGGCTGTTTGCAATTCGGCTTCAGATTGCGCGAGCTGGCTTTGGGCATCAAGTAGCTCACGACTGGAAACCGTGATCAGTGGATCGCCCTTCCTCACGCGCTGACCCGGAAGCACGTGCACCTGTGTAGTCGTTCCCGCGAATGGCGCTGCCGCAACGAGACGGGAATTCAGAGGAGGAACGACGGTGCCTGGCAGAATAGCTATCGTCTCCCTGCTTGCCGGCTGGGCAGGCTCGACATGGATATTGAGATTTCGGATCTGCTCTTCGGTAATTCGGACGTCCTTTGCGTAGACGCTTACCGGCGATATAAGTGCAATAAATGCAAATATCTGGGAGAGGACTGTTCTTCGGTCCATCGATGAATCCTTTCACGGCGATGCCGTGCGCGGAGACATGCGGTGCCGAGCTGAAAAGAAGCTGAATTGAACCTGCAGCAAACCTGACGACACTTTTTCAGGTTCGTTTCAGGCTGACTGTGCTAATTTTTCTGCAATGTGCAGGAGAAGCCCATTCGCATTTTGCTAGTCGAAGATGATGACGAGATCGCCGACCGCCTCGTGACAGGACTTGGGCGATCGGGATTTACCGTCGAGCGCGCCGACAACGGCAGCGATGGCTACGCCATGGGGATCGAAGATGAGTATGCTGCGGCAATACTCGATCTCGGCCTTCCGCAGATGCAGGGTCTCGACGTTCTCAAGCGCTGGCGTGCGAGCGATTGCAAGATGCCTATCTTGATTCTCACGGCACGTGGGACATGGGCCGAGAAAGTCGACGGTCTTAACGCAGGGGCGGATGATTACATCACGAAGCCCTTCCACATCCCAGAGGTCGCGGCACGGCTCAAGGCGTTGGTCCGCCGGGCCTCGGGAATTGCAAGCCCGGTCATAGTCCATGGCGGCCTCTCGCTCGATACGGCTTCAAGCCGCGTCCTGCTCGATGGTGAACCTGTCGAATTGACAGCGAGCGAACTCAAGATGCTCACTTATTTCATGCACCGCATCGGCCGCGTCGTATCGCAGGCCGAGCTCATCGACCATCTCTATGCTCTGGAGGATACTCGGGAGTCGAACACCATCGAGGTATACGTCAGCCGCTTGAGGCGGAAGCTCGGTCCGAACGTCATTACGACGTTGCGCGGGCTTGGCTACCGGATGGATTGAAACGGCATGACCAGTTTGAAACGCCGGCTGATCGTTGCTGCGACGCTTTGGATTGCCATTGGCATGATTGCGGCGGGCTTCGTGCTCTCGGGCGTCTTCAAACGCCATGTGACCAATCAGGTTTATTTGGAAATCTATGAGCACCTCGACGAACTTGTCCATTTGACGGACTTCAAACTCACCGGGGCGCCACAACTCAAGCGCGGCCTAAGCGATGTTCGCTACGATATCCCGATGTCCGGTTACTATTGGGAAATCACGAAAGCAGGTGATGTTCTTGCAAGGTCTGCCTCTCTCAATGGCAAACAGCTTTTAATTCCAGCGAATGATGCGGCAGACCTTGGAACGCGGACCAGCGCTGTCGTGGGGCCGTCTGGAACTGTCCTTATTGCGGAAAGGGCTGTCTCAATATCGCCCGGCGCTCGTCCGATACGCTTTGTTGTCGGGACGGATCAGCGACATGTCGATGACGTCGTATCCCGATTTCGCGGCATCCTGTCGTGGTCGCTTGCGGTGTTTGGACTTTCGATGATCCTTGGCGCCGCGCTTCTGATCTTGTACGCAATGAAGCCGCTGGATGCATTACGAACGGCTCTTGCGAATGTGCGAACCGGTGCTGCCAAAAAGCTTGAGGGCACGTACCCTTTGGAAGTTCGCCCGCTGGTGGACGACCTCAATGCATTGCTCGTGTCAACCTCAGAGTTGATTAAGAGAGCCCGGACGCAAGCAGGTAACTTGGCGCACGGATTAAAGACGCCTCTCGCTGTTTTGGTGGATGAGGCTTATCGCATTGATGAACAAGGACTGCCGCAATCGTCGGCGACAATCCTGTCCCAGTGCCGCAAGATGCAAACACAGATTGACTATCAGATCGCCCGCGCGCGCGCCGTCGCTTTGCGTTCGGTGCCAGGGACTGTAGCTGAAGTTCACAAGGCTGCAGAAGAAGTCGCTAGAGCCCTTGACCGATTGTACCGGGAGAGCGGCATAGAGATATCGAACGACGTTTCGAAGGGGTTATTGGTCTCCTGCGATCCGCAAGACCTGAACGAGATGTTGGCGAATATCGTCGATAACGCGTGCAAACATGCCAACTCGCATGTTCGCATCTCCTGCGATGGGCGGCCTTCTGACAAAAGCTTTAGCTTGTGTGTCGAGGATGATGGAAAAGGGCTTCCGCCTGAGGCATTTGAGGTTGTTTTCGAAATCGGTGAACGATGGGATTCCCGTGAGGCCGGTTCCGGACTTGGACTTTCCATCGTCCGCGATTTGGCAGAACTCTATGGCGGCAATATCAAGTTGCAGAAATCAGGC from Hyphomicrobium sp. MC1 harbors:
- a CDS encoding HAMP domain-containing sensor histidine kinase yields the protein MTSLKRRLIVAATLWIAIGMIAAGFVLSGVFKRHVTNQVYLEIYEHLDELVHLTDFKLTGAPQLKRGLSDVRYDIPMSGYYWEITKAGDVLARSASLNGKQLLIPANDAADLGTRTSAVVGPSGTVLIAERAVSISPGARPIRFVVGTDQRHVDDVVSRFRGILSWSLAVFGLSMILGAALLILYAMKPLDALRTALANVRTGAAKKLEGTYPLEVRPLVDDLNALLVSTSELIKRARTQAGNLAHGLKTPLAVLVDEAYRIDEQGLPQSSATILSQCRKMQTQIDYQIARARAVALRSVPGTVAEVHKAAEEVARALDRLYRESGIEISNDVSKGLLVSCDPQDLNEMLANIVDNACKHANSHVRISCDGRPSDKSFSLCVEDDGKGLPPEAFEVVFEIGERWDSREAGSGLGLSIVRDLAELYGGNIKLQKSGMGGLGVVLTLPAALQVDVAPLT